TCAGCAGGAGCCGACTCACCAGTGCTTCATCGGCAGTCTGTGCCATGAAAAGGCTGATGAGAGCCAGCCGATCGGCTACGCCGCCCGCGCTATTCTCAAGCGCTCCAGTGCGGTACTGGCCGAATGTCTGCAGGCGGCGCAGGAGCAGGGCGAGATCGCCGCTGACCAGGACCCGACAGAGCTGGCAGCCTTCATCGGTGCTGCCTGGGAAGGTGCCTTGCTGCGCATGAAGGTGGATCGCCAGGTTGGCCCGCTGCGCACATTCATCACTCAGCTGGAGCGATTGCTTCGGCGCTGATCGAAAACGAGACGACCGGTCAACTGGCG
The nucleotide sequence above comes from Halopseudomonas xinjiangensis. Encoded proteins:
- a CDS encoding TetR/AcrR family transcriptional regulator, coding for MNTIQDKRARILAAGTEVMLLKGYSGTGVQEITQGAGVPKGSFYHYFESKEDFAIQALHFYYTPRLERFAAALRAADAAPRERVLRFYRDLVGYFANQQEPTHQCFIGSLCHEKADESQPIGYAARAILKRSSAVLAECLQAAQEQGEIAADQDPTELAAFIGAAWEGALLRMKVDRQVGPLRTFITQLERLLRR